In Microbacterium cremeum, a genomic segment contains:
- the gatC gene encoding Asp-tRNA(Asn)/Glu-tRNA(Gln) amidotransferase subunit GatC, whose product MSEITPDLVRHLGVLARIQLSDEEVERLTGQLDVIVDNIAKVSEVATPDVPATSHPIALQNVYRSDVVGDQLTPAQVLQNAPDAADGRFRVTAILGEEQ is encoded by the coding sequence GTGTCTGAAATCACCCCCGATCTCGTGCGCCATCTCGGTGTGCTCGCCAGGATCCAGCTGAGCGACGAGGAGGTCGAGCGCCTCACGGGGCAGCTCGACGTGATCGTCGACAACATCGCGAAGGTGTCGGAGGTGGCTACGCCCGACGTGCCGGCCACGAGCCACCCCATCGCCCTGCAGAACGTGTACCGCTCGGACGTCGTGGGAGACCAGCTCACTCCGGCGCAGGTGCTTCAGAACGCACCGGATGCCGCCGACGGCCGTTTCCGCGTCACCGCCATCCTCGGCGAAGAGCAGTAA
- the gatA gene encoding Asp-tRNA(Asn)/Glu-tRNA(Gln) amidotransferase subunit GatA, translating into MTDLTRLSAAALAGKLAAGEVSSVEATQAHLDRIEAVDGDIHAFLHVSDHALEVAADIDRRRAAGEELGPVAGVPLAIKDVLVTTDMPSTSGSRILEGYLSPYDATVVARSRAAGLVPLGKTNMDEFAMGSSTEHSAFGPTRNPWDLERIPGGSGGGSAAAVAAFEAPLALGSDTGGSIRQPAHVTGTVGVKPTYGGVSRYGAIALASSLDQVGPVTRTVLDSGLLHDVIAGHDPHDSTSLVHEWPSFAAAAREGATGDVLKGLKVGVITELPDSGFQRGVSESFRAALAAMEAAGAELVEISAPHFEYGVAAYYLILPAEASSNLAKFDSVRFGLRVDVPGGTVEDVMAATRDAGFGDEVKRRIILGTYALSAGYYDAYYGSAQKVRTLIQRDFDEAFARVDVIATPSAPTTAFKLGEKIDDPLQMYLNDVTTIPANLAGVPGISIPSGIAAEDGLPVGIQFLAPAREDVRLYRVGAALEAILVDSWGAPLLDRAPQLTHSMLGSNGGAR; encoded by the coding sequence GTGACCGATCTGACGAGGCTGAGCGCCGCCGCGCTCGCCGGCAAGCTCGCCGCCGGCGAGGTCTCGAGCGTGGAAGCCACCCAGGCCCACCTCGACCGCATCGAAGCCGTCGACGGCGACATCCACGCGTTCCTCCACGTGAGCGACCACGCCCTGGAGGTCGCGGCCGACATCGACCGCCGTCGCGCCGCAGGCGAGGAGCTGGGTCCGGTCGCCGGCGTGCCGCTCGCGATCAAGGACGTGCTCGTGACCACCGACATGCCGTCGACGAGCGGCTCGCGGATCCTCGAGGGCTACCTGTCGCCGTACGACGCGACCGTGGTCGCCCGCAGCCGCGCCGCCGGCCTCGTGCCGCTCGGCAAGACGAACATGGACGAGTTCGCGATGGGCTCGTCGACCGAGCACTCCGCGTTCGGCCCCACCCGCAACCCGTGGGATCTGGAGCGGATCCCCGGTGGCTCGGGAGGCGGTTCGGCCGCCGCCGTGGCGGCGTTCGAGGCGCCGCTCGCGCTCGGATCCGACACCGGCGGCTCGATCCGCCAGCCCGCGCACGTCACGGGGACCGTGGGGGTCAAGCCGACCTACGGCGGCGTGAGCCGCTACGGCGCGATCGCGCTCGCGTCGTCGCTGGACCAGGTGGGGCCGGTGACGCGCACGGTCCTCGACTCGGGCCTGCTGCACGACGTGATCGCGGGCCACGACCCGCACGACTCGACCTCGCTCGTGCACGAATGGCCGTCGTTCGCGGCGGCCGCCCGCGAGGGGGCCACCGGCGACGTGCTCAAGGGCCTCAAGGTGGGCGTCATCACCGAGCTGCCCGACAGCGGCTTCCAGCGCGGCGTGTCGGAGTCGTTCCGCGCGGCTCTCGCCGCGATGGAGGCGGCCGGTGCCGAGCTCGTCGAGATCAGTGCGCCGCACTTCGAGTACGGCGTCGCCGCGTACTACCTGATCCTCCCGGCCGAGGCATCCAGCAACCTGGCGAAGTTCGATTCGGTGCGCTTCGGGCTGCGCGTCGACGTGCCGGGCGGGACCGTCGAGGACGTCATGGCCGCCACCCGCGACGCCGGGTTCGGCGACGAGGTCAAGCGCCGCATCATCCTCGGCACGTATGCGCTGTCGGCCGGCTACTACGACGCCTACTACGGCTCCGCGCAGAAGGTGCGCACGCTCATCCAGCGCGACTTCGACGAGGCGTTCGCGCGGGTCGACGTCATCGCGACGCCGTCGGCGCCGACCACGGCGTTCAAGCTCGGCGAGAAGATCGACGACCCGCTTCAGATGTATCTGAACGACGTGACGACGATCCCCGCGAACCTCGCCGGCGTGCCCGGCATCTCGATCCCGTCAGGCATCGCGGCCGAGGACGGCCTTCCGGTCGGCATCCAGTTCCTGGCACCGGCGCGCGAAGACGTGCGCCTGTACCGCGTCGGTGCTGCCCTCGAGGCGATCCTCGTCGACTCGTGGGGCGCGCCGCTGCTCGACCGGGCGCCGCAGCTCACCCACTCGATGCTCGGCTCGAACGGAGGCGCCCGCTGA
- the gatB gene encoding Asp-tRNA(Asn)/Glu-tRNA(Gln) amidotransferase subunit GatB, protein MAKDKLMDFDKALELFEPVLGFEVHVELNTETKMFSGAANPANSANHGALPNTLVAPVDMGLPGSLPVVNETAVRSSISLGLALGCSIAPSSRFARKNYFYPDLGKNYQISQYDEPIAFEGEVEVELADGTVVVVPIERAHMEEDAGKLTHVGGSTGRIQGAEYSLVDYNRAGVPLVEIVTKPIFDTEHRAPEVAKAYVQTIRDIVLALGISDARMERGNLRCDANVSLRPRAAAGEPPAPLGTRTETKNVNSMRSVERAVRYEIQRQAAILAAGGTITQETRHWHEDTGTTSPGRPKSDADDYRYFPEPDLLPVVPAPELIEQLRAALPEPPAARRRRLKADWGFTDLEFQDVANGGVLAEVEATIAAGASPAAARKWWTGEIARVANAEGREASDLVAPAHVAALQALVDSGTLTDKLARQVLEGVIAGEGSPQEVVDARGLAVVSDDGPLIAAIDDALASQPDVLEKIRDGKVQAAGAIIGAVMKAMKGQADAARVRELILERAGS, encoded by the coding sequence ATGGCGAAGGACAAGTTGATGGACTTCGACAAGGCGCTCGAGCTGTTCGAGCCGGTCCTCGGGTTCGAGGTGCACGTCGAGCTCAACACCGAGACCAAGATGTTCTCGGGCGCGGCGAATCCCGCGAACTCCGCGAACCACGGCGCCCTCCCGAACACGCTCGTCGCGCCGGTCGACATGGGCCTGCCGGGGTCGCTGCCCGTCGTCAACGAGACCGCCGTGCGCTCGTCGATCAGCCTGGGCCTTGCCCTCGGCTGCTCCATCGCGCCGTCGAGCCGGTTCGCCCGCAAGAACTACTTCTACCCGGACCTCGGCAAGAACTACCAGATCTCGCAGTACGACGAGCCCATCGCGTTCGAGGGCGAGGTCGAGGTGGAGCTCGCCGACGGCACCGTCGTGGTGGTGCCGATCGAGCGTGCGCACATGGAGGAGGATGCCGGAAAGCTGACGCACGTCGGCGGCTCGACCGGCCGCATCCAGGGCGCCGAGTACTCGCTCGTCGACTACAACCGCGCCGGCGTGCCGCTCGTCGAGATCGTCACCAAGCCGATCTTCGACACCGAGCATCGCGCACCCGAGGTGGCGAAGGCGTACGTGCAGACGATCCGTGACATCGTGCTCGCTCTCGGCATCTCGGATGCACGCATGGAGCGCGGCAACCTCCGCTGCGACGCGAACGTGTCGCTGCGTCCTCGCGCCGCGGCGGGTGAGCCCCCGGCGCCGCTCGGCACCCGCACCGAGACGAAGAACGTCAACTCGATGCGGTCGGTCGAGCGCGCGGTGCGCTACGAGATCCAGCGCCAGGCCGCGATCCTCGCGGCCGGCGGCACGATCACTCAGGAGACCCGTCACTGGCATGAGGACACCGGCACGACGTCGCCGGGTCGCCCCAAGTCGGACGCCGACGACTACCGGTACTTCCCCGAGCCCGACCTGCTGCCCGTCGTCCCGGCGCCCGAGCTGATCGAGCAGCTGCGTGCGGCGCTCCCGGAGCCGCCCGCGGCCCGGCGTCGCCGGCTGAAGGCGGACTGGGGCTTCACCGACCTGGAGTTCCAGGACGTCGCGAACGGCGGCGTGCTCGCCGAGGTCGAGGCGACGATCGCCGCGGGGGCGTCGCCGGCCGCCGCGCGCAAGTGGTGGACGGGCGAGATCGCCCGAGTCGCCAACGCCGAGGGCCGTGAGGCCTCCGACCTCGTCGCGCCTGCCCACGTCGCAGCGCTGCAGGCACTGGTGGATTCGGGCACCTTGACCGACAAGCTCGCGCGCCAGGTGCTGGAGGGGGTCATCGCCGGCGAGGGATCGCCGCAGGAGGTGGTCGATGCGCGCGGACTCGCCGTCGTCTCTGACGACGGTCCGCTCATCGCCGCCATCGACGACGCCCTCGCCTCGCAGCCGGACGTGCTCGAGAAGATCCGCGACGGCAAGGTCCAGGCCGCCGGCGCGATCATCGGCGCCGTCATGAAGGCGATGAAGGGGCAGGCCGACGCCGCGCGGGTGCGCGAGCTGATCCTGGAGCGCGCCGGGTCCTGA